One genomic region from Bacillus sp. SLBN-46 encodes:
- a CDS encoding spore germination protein, whose translation MPAIVGVAQVITLGSSSVFHIGDVYKIMPLSTAKTFSGAGSFNTGESLRLNNNLSSTNTSDQDGIDQPITLNA comes from the coding sequence ATGCCAGCCATCGTTGGAGTTGCACAGGTTATTACCCTTGGAAGCAGTTCAGTTTTCCATATTGGCGATGTGTATAAAATTATGCCTTTATCTACGGCCAAAACTTTCTCTGGAGCTGGTTCCTTTAACACAGGGGAGAGTTTACGTCTCAACAACAACTTGAGTTCCACAAATACATCGGACCAAGATGGAATCGATCAACCAATTACCCTCAACGCATAA
- a CDS encoding spore germination protein GerPB: MNYYIQQSIQINFIRIGSISNSSVMQIGSAGIIKPSAYLYNTGGFTEPAPKPIKAIGSLVGTPAVPLQAAVRKQDNADGDK; the protein is encoded by the coding sequence ATGAATTACTATATTCAGCAGTCAATTCAAATAAATTTTATAAGAATTGGAAGTATTTCCAATTCTTCTGTTATGCAAATTGGAAGTGCTGGAATAATAAAACCTTCAGCATACCTATATAATACCGGTGGATTTACAGAGCCAGCACCCAAGCCAATAAAAGCTATAGGAAGCTTAGTGGGTACACCAGCCGTTCCGTTACAGGCAGCTGTTAGAAAGCAAGACAACGCAGACGGAGACAAATAA
- the gerPC gene encoding spore germination protein GerPC: protein MYQDYSQYLQWLQMYIQAQEKRIVTLEATVQKMQEEMKQIKEKHPIRVDKIEYKFDQLKVETLEGTLNIGLNPSDLSGIEDFAVQNQQMNVPPPPKDQMQRSMKIEEAIYRYLETDLPSIVEATQRELDVPPNEAYLSFIKQDITKQLPNRIEHHLKANLQNQRSSEHTNVDDLIIEAIKQEIKNGVSVFFTNLPEHVKGMKPE, encoded by the coding sequence ATGTATCAGGATTATTCTCAATACCTTCAATGGCTGCAAATGTATATTCAAGCACAGGAAAAGAGAATCGTTACCTTGGAGGCTACTGTTCAAAAAATGCAAGAAGAAATGAAGCAAATAAAGGAGAAGCATCCTATTCGAGTCGATAAAATTGAATATAAATTTGATCAATTGAAGGTAGAAACTCTTGAAGGAACATTAAACATCGGCCTGAATCCTTCTGACTTATCTGGGATTGAAGACTTTGCAGTTCAAAATCAGCAAATGAACGTCCCACCTCCACCGAAGGATCAAATGCAGCGATCCATGAAAATCGAAGAAGCGATATACAGATACCTTGAGACTGATTTACCTTCAATAGTAGAAGCCACCCAAAGAGAATTAGATGTTCCACCGAATGAAGCTTATTTATCCTTTATCAAGCAAGATATAACGAAGCAACTTCCTAACCGAATTGAACATCATTTAAAAGCTAATCTACAAAACCAGCGATCATCAGAACATACAAATGTTGATGACTTAATCATTGAAGCAATTAAGCAGGAGATTAAGAATGGAGTATCCGTGTTTTTTACTAACCTGCCAGAACACGTGAAAGGGATGAAACCGGAATGA
- a CDS encoding spore gernimation protein GerPD — protein sequence MNFEVYNRELIVQNIKIIGVASSSLVLVGDTESIQLASTFDTPAESLIIGPFVPLQSDVT from the coding sequence ATGAACTTTGAAGTCTATAATCGTGAGCTAATCGTCCAAAATATAAAAATTATTGGGGTAGCCAGCTCATCATTAGTCTTGGTAGGCGATACGGAATCGATTCAATTAGCATCAACTTTTGATACACCTGCTGAATCCTTGATTATCGGTCCCTTTGTACCACTGCAATCGGACGTGACTTGA
- a CDS encoding spore germination protein GerPE produces the protein MLARTSCVDAINIDIVSFASILQLGDSCIINGFSKALAVQRETEQFYGNEGDLFSYPVFSEPIPFESISEDVSFSHQHLNPVIKVHNIDIIAISSSSLLHVGNSKDVSMEVRVKHIRQLLPVPREEDQEQGQ, from the coding sequence ATGCTAGCTAGAACATCTTGTGTCGATGCAATTAATATAGACATCGTCTCGTTTGCTTCTATCCTCCAGCTAGGAGATTCCTGTATAATTAATGGATTTTCTAAAGCACTCGCTGTACAAAGGGAAACAGAGCAGTTTTATGGAAATGAAGGGGATCTTTTTTCCTATCCTGTCTTTTCCGAACCAATTCCTTTCGAGTCAATTAGCGAGGACGTCTCATTTTCTCACCAACACTTAAACCCAGTTATTAAGGTTCATAACATTGACATCATCGCTATTTCATCCTCCTCGCTTTTACATGTAGGTAACAGCAAAGATGTTTCAATGGAGGTACGGGTAAAGCATATCAGACAGCTTCTTCCTGTTCCTAGAGAAGAAGATCAAGAACAAGGACAATGA
- a CDS encoding spore germination protein produces MPAIIGPVQIVNVGGGIVQFGDALYISPKSGSKTNAGSGAFNTGGFIITNNGLSGTNVLDTNLIDQPIAGNN; encoded by the coding sequence ATGCCAGCGATTATCGGTCCAGTACAAATCGTTAACGTAGGCGGGGGAATTGTGCAATTTGGGGATGCTTTATATATTTCACCGAAAAGCGGGTCCAAAACAAATGCCGGTTCAGGAGCATTTAATACTGGGGGATTCATTATAACAAATAATGGATTAAGCGGTACGAATGTTCTTGATACAAACCTTATCGACCAGCCTATAGCGGGTAATAATTAA
- the addB gene encoding helicase-exonuclease AddAB subunit AddB, whose translation MSLRMVIGRSGSGKTSMLLDEIRNRLINQPEGTPILYIVPDQMTFLSEYRLATDLKLGGMIRAQVFSFSRLAWRILQETGGISRVHLSNVGINMLIRKIIDEQKDQLKLFQRAADKTGFVQQVEQMIIEFKRYCISPEELMQAPKQVGAGETSGSMALNDKLMDLEIIYQKFEEEIFGKYIDSEDYFRLLSEKISSSSYLKEAEIYIDGFYSFSPQEYRVLTELMKHCQRVSIALTTERLSVESGPDELDLFRLSSETSYSIYDLARAQGIEMEEPVTLQEQKKWSHLSLRHLEENFDARPAIPFYGKTEINICQAVNRRAEIEGIARETRRLVREKGYRYRDIALLIRNGQDYHEIVEPVFEDYQIPYFIDQKRTMLNHPLIELIRSTLEVINTYWRYESIFRVIKTELIYPLLENPVKMREKMDRLENYVLAYGIKGSKWTKKDRWSYRRIRGLELDGNGQTDAERKMEQELNELKLMVTAPILRLSRRLKKADTGRKLCEAIYLFLEELDIPEKLEKWKVEAEEKGNLVKMREHEQVWNAVIDLLDQYVEILGDEPVSLKSFAAILESGFESLHFSLIPPALDQVLIGDLEKSRLMDIKVCFVVGVNEGVLPAKISGEGILSDEDREMLLSAGINVAPSSRTRLLDENFLAYKAFTAPAEKLYVTYPLANDEGKALIASSYIKRIKDMFPEAREHYYVSDPAELPEEGQLSFITNFTTTLSYLTSQLQLNKRNYPISNLWWDVYNYYLESPGKEKATKVFSSLFYTNQTVQLSKQVADELYGDTIQASVSRMELFNSCAFTHFVQHGLRLRERKIFRLEAPDIGELFHAAIKYISDTVNTQNISWAQLTKVQCEELSKEAVNAIAPKLQNEILLSSERHHYIKRKLEQIITRASLVLSEHAKVSGFSPIGLELGFGANAELPPLSFPLKNGKRMELAGRIDRVDQAKSEDDNVFLRVIDYKSSEKDVHLSDVYYGLSLQMITYLDIVMTYSKELVEMEASPAGVLYFHVHNPLINSTKLLTMDEIEAEIMKKFKMNGLLLSDQSVIKLMDQTLESGDSHIISAGFKKDGNLTKRSKVASMEHFNDLRNYVRTLYQKSGNAIVDGHVEISPYKQKDKKACTFCPYKSVCQLDEGIESSPYRVITPLSNEKVLDLIREELSGNE comes from the coding sequence ATGTCATTAAGAATGGTAATTGGACGATCAGGAAGCGGCAAAACATCCATGCTTCTTGATGAAATTCGTAATCGGCTGATCAATCAACCAGAGGGTACTCCCATTTTATATATTGTTCCTGATCAGATGACATTCTTATCTGAATACCGCTTGGCTACTGACCTAAAGCTTGGAGGAATGATTCGGGCACAAGTATTTAGCTTTTCTAGGTTAGCATGGCGAATTCTTCAGGAAACAGGCGGAATAAGCCGGGTGCATTTAAGTAATGTCGGAATTAACATGTTAATCCGCAAAATAATTGATGAGCAGAAGGATCAATTGAAGCTTTTTCAAAGGGCTGCAGATAAGACTGGATTCGTTCAGCAAGTAGAGCAAATGATTATCGAATTTAAGAGGTATTGCATTAGTCCCGAGGAACTAATGCAAGCCCCAAAACAGGTTGGAGCAGGAGAAACCTCAGGTTCAATGGCCCTGAATGACAAATTAATGGATTTAGAAATCATTTATCAAAAATTTGAAGAGGAAATATTCGGAAAATATATTGATTCGGAGGATTATTTTCGTCTTCTATCAGAGAAGATATCCAGCTCTTCCTATTTGAAAGAGGCCGAAATCTATATTGATGGATTTTATAGCTTTTCCCCGCAGGAATATCGTGTGTTGACCGAGTTGATGAAACATTGCCAAAGGGTTTCCATCGCGTTGACAACGGAGCGCCTTTCGGTAGAATCTGGACCAGATGAGCTTGATTTGTTTCGCTTATCAAGTGAAACCAGTTACTCCATTTATGATTTGGCAAGGGCTCAAGGGATAGAAATGGAGGAGCCTGTTACCCTCCAAGAGCAAAAAAAATGGAGTCATCTGTCCTTACGTCATTTAGAGGAGAATTTTGATGCCCGCCCGGCCATTCCTTTTTATGGGAAGACGGAAATCAATATTTGCCAAGCGGTCAACCGCCGAGCTGAAATTGAAGGAATCGCAAGAGAAACTCGCCGCTTAGTTAGAGAAAAAGGGTACCGCTACCGAGACATCGCATTATTAATCCGTAACGGACAAGACTATCATGAAATTGTTGAGCCAGTATTCGAAGATTATCAGATTCCTTATTTTATTGACCAAAAACGGACAATGTTAAATCATCCTCTTATTGAGCTAATCCGCTCGACGCTGGAAGTGATTAACACATACTGGCGCTATGAATCTATTTTCAGAGTCATTAAAACCGAATTAATCTATCCCTTACTGGAAAATCCGGTAAAAATGCGAGAGAAGATGGATAGGCTTGAAAATTATGTCCTGGCTTACGGCATTAAAGGAAGTAAGTGGACGAAAAAGGATCGCTGGAGTTACCGGAGAATTAGAGGGCTAGAGTTGGATGGAAATGGACAAACCGATGCCGAACGCAAAATGGAGCAGGAATTAAATGAGTTAAAGCTAATGGTAACGGCACCGATTCTCCGCCTTTCAAGGCGATTGAAGAAGGCAGATACCGGACGCAAGCTTTGCGAAGCCATCTATTTATTCTTAGAAGAATTAGATATTCCTGAGAAGCTTGAAAAGTGGAAAGTGGAAGCGGAAGAAAAGGGTAATCTTGTTAAAATGCGAGAGCACGAACAGGTGTGGAACGCGGTTATTGATTTATTAGATCAATATGTAGAGATTTTAGGAGATGAACCAGTCTCACTAAAGTCCTTTGCTGCTATTTTAGAATCTGGATTTGAGTCTTTACATTTTTCCCTAATACCACCTGCACTAGATCAAGTTTTAATTGGAGACTTAGAGAAATCAAGATTAATGGATATTAAAGTCTGTTTTGTGGTTGGCGTCAATGAGGGAGTATTACCGGCGAAAATTTCAGGCGAAGGAATCCTATCAGATGAAGACCGGGAAATGCTTCTTTCAGCAGGCATCAACGTTGCACCAAGCAGTCGAACACGTTTGCTGGATGAGAATTTTCTAGCCTATAAAGCTTTTACTGCACCCGCCGAGAAGCTTTACGTAACCTATCCATTAGCAAATGATGAGGGGAAAGCTTTAATTGCCTCTTCGTATATCAAGAGGATAAAAGATATGTTTCCTGAGGCGAGAGAACATTATTATGTTTCAGACCCAGCGGAATTGCCTGAAGAGGGGCAGTTAAGCTTTATTACAAACTTTACCACAACATTATCTTATTTGACCTCCCAACTTCAGCTGAACAAACGAAATTATCCAATTTCAAATCTCTGGTGGGATGTGTATAACTATTATTTAGAAAGTCCGGGAAAGGAAAAGGCAACAAAAGTGTTTTCGAGCCTTTTTTATACGAACCAAACGGTTCAGCTTTCTAAACAGGTGGCAGACGAATTATACGGTGATACCATTCAGGCGAGTGTTTCGAGAATGGAATTGTTTAATAGCTGTGCTTTTACTCATTTTGTTCAGCATGGTTTGAGGCTTCGAGAAAGAAAAATTTTCCGCTTAGAAGCGCCTGATATAGGAGAGTTATTTCATGCGGCTATAAAATATATTTCTGATACAGTTAATACACAAAACATTTCATGGGCGCAGTTAACGAAAGTGCAATGTGAGGAATTATCCAAAGAAGCAGTCAATGCCATAGCTCCAAAATTACAAAACGAGATTTTGTTGAGTTCCGAGAGGCATCATTATATCAAGCGTAAATTAGAGCAAATTATTACCCGTGCTTCACTTGTGTTAAGTGAGCACGCAAAAGTAAGTGGATTCTCCCCAATCGGATTAGAATTGGGATTTGGAGCAAATGCGGAGTTGCCGCCATTAAGTTTTCCGTTGAAAAATGGAAAGCGAATGGAGTTAGCAGGGCGAATTGATAGGGTTGATCAAGCAAAGAGTGAAGACGATAATGTGTTCTTAAGGGTAATTGATTATAAATCAAGTGAAAAAGACGTTCATTTAAGTGATGTATATTATGGTCTCTCTCTGCAAATGATCACCTATTTAGATATTGTAATGACCTACTCAAAGGAATTAGTCGAGATGGAGGCAAGTCCTGCAGGTGTCCTTTATTTTCACGTTCATAATCCGCTGATTAACTCCACAAAATTGTTGACGATGGATGAAATCGAAGCAGAAATAATGAAGAAATTTAAGATGAATGGTTTATTGTTAAGTGATCAAAGTGTAATCAAACTCATGGACCAAACGCTTGAGTCAGGTGATTCGCACATTATTTCTGCTGGATTTAAGAAGGATGGTAACTTAACCAAGCGTTCAAAAGTTGCTAGCATGGAGCATTTTAATGATTTAAGAAATTATGTAAGGACGCTGTATCAGAAATCGGGGAACGCTATCGTCGATGGACATGTAGAGATTTCTCCTTATAAGCAGAAGGACAAAAAGGCTTGTACCTTCTGTCCTTATAAATCTGTTTGTCAATTAGATGAAGGAATTGAGAGTAGCCCTTACCGTGTGATTACACCGTTATCAAATGAAAAGGTACTTGATTTAATTCGAGAGGAGTTGAGTGGAAATGAGTAA
- the lepB gene encoding signal peptidase I, whose translation MKIEWKKEGMEWVKAFAIGIIIFAFIRTFFFSNYIVEGESMMPTLQDGNKLVVNKLGYQVGELNRFDVIVFHANAKEDFVKRIIGLPGDKLEYRNDQLYINGHKYEEPFLDVYKQKSPGLKITGDFSLKEITGENIVPEGKLFVLGDNRLGSWDSRQFGFISATQVVGKVDLRYWPLNEMDVHF comes from the coding sequence ATGAAGATTGAATGGAAAAAGGAAGGAATGGAATGGGTTAAGGCGTTTGCAATAGGTATTATTATTTTTGCTTTTATTCGGACATTTTTCTTCTCCAACTATATTGTGGAAGGCGAATCAATGATGCCAACCCTACAGGATGGAAACAAACTTGTAGTGAATAAACTTGGCTATCAAGTGGGGGAATTGAATCGCTTTGACGTCATCGTTTTTCACGCAAATGCAAAAGAAGATTTTGTTAAAAGAATTATTGGGCTTCCAGGTGATAAACTAGAATATCGTAATGATCAATTATATATTAATGGGCATAAATATGAAGAGCCATTTTTAGATGTTTACAAACAGAAGTCACCTGGTTTAAAAATAACAGGCGATTTTAGTTTGAAAGAAATAACAGGCGAAAATATAGTGCCTGAAGGGAAATTATTCGTACTGGGTGATAATCGACTTGGAAGCTGGGACAGCCGCCAATTCGGCTTTATCTCCGCAACACAGGTGGTTGGGAAAGTAGATTTACGCTACTGGCCATTAAATGAAATGGACGTCCATTTTTAA
- a CDS encoding TVP38/TMEM64 family protein: protein MDFDALKAWFTLENIMSLIREYRALGPLPGILLTIIEAFLPFLPLFLFVMANASAFGLWLGFLYSWIGTCIGALLVFLLVRKYGQRRLLSFLPKHPKVRTLMDWVERHGFGPLFLLLCFPFTPSAVVNIVAGLSKISTAQYMLAVCIGKMVMIFTISFIGYDIHSLITKPFRTVIVFLVIFILWYIGKRIELRLNKSTETDHNEELYRDKELEKRRSYNED, encoded by the coding sequence ATGGACTTTGATGCATTAAAAGCATGGTTTACGCTTGAAAATATTATGAGTCTAATACGGGAATATCGAGCCCTCGGTCCATTACCTGGCATCTTGCTAACCATTATTGAAGCATTTCTTCCGTTTCTCCCATTATTCCTATTTGTAATGGCTAATGCAAGTGCATTCGGACTGTGGTTAGGTTTTTTATATTCATGGATTGGAACTTGTATCGGGGCACTACTGGTTTTTTTGCTAGTTAGGAAATATGGGCAAAGAAGATTATTATCTTTTTTGCCGAAGCACCCGAAGGTTCGTACGCTCATGGATTGGGTGGAGCGCCACGGTTTTGGTCCGCTTTTTTTACTCCTATGCTTTCCATTTACACCATCGGCAGTTGTCAATATTGTCGCTGGTCTTTCAAAAATTAGCACTGCCCAATATATGCTTGCTGTTTGCATTGGTAAAATGGTGATGATCTTCACGATAAGTTTTATAGGATATGATATTCATTCATTAATAACTAAACCTTTTCGCACGGTCATAGTATTTCTTGTTATTTTCATTCTTTGGTATATAGGAAAAAGAATTGAACTTAGATTGAATAAGAGTACAGAAACTGACCATAATGAAGAATTATATAGAGACAAAGAGCTGGAGAAAAGGAGGAGTTACAATGAAGATTGA
- a CDS encoding LCP family protein, with the protein MRADKHQHQHKKKRRWTSILLVFLLLIGAGAGYAYFQFKQGVNQSLKKINKDNTDTEEIYTFEGQKDQYGDTNILLLGSDARGKEKSRADTIMIAHYNEDKGTFKLTSIMRDSYVEIPGHGKHKINSAFARGGPELMRQTIKQNFDIDLQYYAIVDFQGFVQLIDEAFPNGIEIDVEKKMSGNIYMTIEPGLQRLNGTQLLGYVRFRHDAVGDFGRVERQQKVVKAIGDQLSGFQTITKLPKLIGVVTPYVKTNMDTSDMLFMAKDFFSDKRGNVATLRIPVEDSFTEPRIKGEGAVLDIDVEKNKEALHQFITQ; encoded by the coding sequence ATGAGAGCTGATAAACATCAACATCAACATAAGAAAAAGAGAAGATGGACGTCCATTTTGCTTGTATTCTTACTTTTAATTGGAGCAGGAGCTGGTTATGCCTATTTTCAATTTAAACAAGGAGTAAATCAATCATTAAAGAAAATAAATAAGGACAATACAGATACGGAAGAAATCTATACATTTGAAGGACAAAAGGATCAGTATGGTGATACGAATATTTTATTGCTTGGAAGTGATGCCAGAGGGAAAGAAAAATCCCGGGCAGATACCATTATGATTGCACATTACAACGAGGACAAAGGGACCTTCAAACTAACATCCATTATGAGGGATAGTTACGTAGAAATTCCTGGTCATGGGAAACATAAAATTAATTCGGCTTTCGCACGTGGGGGTCCAGAGTTAATGAGACAAACGATTAAGCAGAACTTTGATATTGATTTACAATACTATGCTATTGTTGATTTTCAAGGTTTTGTCCAGTTGATTGATGAAGCATTTCCAAATGGAATAGAAATAGACGTGGAGAAGAAGATGTCTGGTAATATTTATATGACGATTGAGCCAGGCCTACAAAGATTGAATGGTACACAATTGCTTGGATATGTTCGCTTCCGTCATGATGCTGTAGGCGATTTTGGACGGGTCGAACGTCAACAAAAGGTAGTAAAGGCAATTGGAGACCAGTTGAGTGGTTTTCAAACCATTACGAAATTACCCAAACTTATTGGGGTTGTTACACCGTATGTGAAAACTAATATGGACACATCTGATATGTTATTTATGGCAAAGGATTTCTTTTCAGATAAAAGAGGAAATGTAGCTACCCTACGAATCCCAGTGGAAGACAGTTTTACAGAGCCAAGAATTAAAGGAGAAGGTGCTGTTTTAGATATTGATGTCGAAAAGAATAAAGAAGCTCTTCATCAATTCATTACACAGTGA
- a CDS encoding competence protein ComK, with product MKQKIIEEYEVNSSTMFIQPVEYGSKIYSQIYETDAEFLSPFKPFEIIKHSCEYYGADYQSRRRATKDLTNYTRKVPIAIEPSNDIFFFPTASPESSVCMWFSPSQIENHSPAPGVKTKVLFQNKQTLLFDVPYVTFNKQMERTSHVKARFFQRLERKGNKKTFYLINRPKLGKASETQREYTNHSKTPNPK from the coding sequence TTGAAGCAAAAAATAATTGAAGAATATGAGGTAAATTCATCCACCATGTTTATACAACCAGTAGAATACGGTAGTAAAATATATTCTCAGATCTATGAAACAGATGCTGAATTCTTGTCTCCATTTAAACCATTTGAAATCATCAAACATAGCTGCGAATATTATGGAGCTGATTACCAATCAAGACGAAGGGCAACTAAAGATCTAACTAATTACACGCGTAAAGTACCAATTGCGATTGAACCGAGTAACGACATCTTTTTTTTCCCTACTGCTTCACCCGAGAGTTCTGTTTGTATGTGGTTTTCACCATCACAAATTGAAAACCATTCGCCAGCACCGGGTGTGAAAACTAAAGTTCTGTTTCAAAATAAACAAACACTTCTTTTTGATGTTCCTTATGTTACTTTTAACAAGCAGATGGAAAGAACTTCTCATGTAAAAGCGAGGTTTTTTCAAAGATTAGAAAGAAAAGGGAATAAAAAGACGTTTTATTTAATAAACAGACCTAAATTAGGGAAGGCATCAGAAACCCAAAGAGAATATACGAATCATAGTAAAACTCCGAATCCGAAATAA
- a CDS encoding IDEAL domain-containing protein produces MNEKSYTELMKLGAMKRNQLKENFVQDLYIDMLLSEIQLTVEKEKLLRKIDSAIDSRDKRSFLLLSGQLKDINKRFGT; encoded by the coding sequence ATGAATGAAAAATCATACACAGAATTAATGAAACTTGGTGCCATGAAACGCAATCAACTGAAAGAGAACTTCGTCCAGGATTTGTACATCGACATGCTTTTATCGGAAATTCAGCTAACTGTGGAAAAGGAAAAATTGTTACGCAAGATTGATTCGGCCATCGACAGTCGAGACAAACGATCATTTCTCCTTCTATCTGGACAGCTCAAGGACATTAACAAACGATTTGGAACGTAA
- a CDS encoding M48 family metallopeptidase: MVRKMGVYAVLAFCLFGLFFYWYLFYFADTKLPFEYEGSKADPATFLNGRELMLSEEYSKIRNLLFFLSTPFEWLFYFLLLLFGFSKAFKRWAESSSKYKFLQTAIYLIWLSFFAFLATFPLNYISYTLSKTYHISTQSFPSWMKDELIDFWLNYGTWLIIVPVLYWLMKKSSKRWWLYGWLLSIPFTLFMMFLQPVVIDPLYNDFYPLKNKELETKILTLAEKADIPAQHVFEVNMADKTNSLNAYVTGIGSNARIVLWDTTLNRLNDNQILFIMAHEMCHYVEKHIYFGIGGYLLLSLLGLYLTYRLMNWATKRWGKELKITDVADIRSLPLFFMILSMLMFAASPFTNFASRYQETRADKYAIEMTKNPEAAIASFQELSRSGLSQVNPPFLVKIFRYTHPSMLDRISKLEEYEIKLKNK; encoded by the coding sequence ATGGTAAGAAAAATGGGGGTCTATGCGGTATTGGCCTTCTGTCTGTTTGGATTGTTTTTTTATTGGTACTTATTTTACTTTGCTGATACAAAGTTACCTTTTGAATATGAAGGATCTAAAGCTGACCCGGCTACCTTTTTAAATGGAAGGGAGCTTATGTTGAGCGAAGAGTATTCAAAAATTAGAAATCTATTGTTTTTTTTATCTACACCCTTTGAATGGCTGTTTTATTTTTTACTATTATTGTTTGGCTTTTCTAAGGCTTTTAAGCGATGGGCAGAAAGCTCCTCAAAGTACAAATTTCTGCAAACGGCGATCTATCTAATTTGGTTATCCTTTTTTGCTTTCTTAGCAACATTTCCATTAAACTATATTAGTTATACCTTATCTAAGACGTATCATATTTCCACTCAATCCTTCCCTTCTTGGATGAAGGATGAATTAATTGATTTTTGGCTTAATTATGGGACATGGTTGATTATTGTGCCTGTTTTATATTGGCTTATGAAAAAGAGCAGTAAACGCTGGTGGCTCTACGGGTGGTTGTTGTCCATACCGTTTACCCTATTTATGATGTTCCTGCAACCAGTTGTTATTGACCCACTATACAATGATTTTTATCCGTTAAAAAATAAGGAATTAGAAACAAAGATTTTAACCTTAGCAGAGAAGGCAGACATTCCCGCACAGCATGTTTTTGAAGTAAATATGGCAGATAAAACAAATTCTTTAAATGCGTATGTAACGGGGATTGGTTCGAATGCTAGGATTGTCCTATGGGATACTACTTTGAATCGGTTGAATGATAACCAAATCCTCTTCATTATGGCACATGAAATGTGTCATTACGTCGAAAAACATATATACTTTGGCATTGGGGGATATCTGCTGCTCTCGCTGCTTGGATTATATTTGACCTATAGGTTGATGAACTGGGCAACAAAGCGCTGGGGTAAGGAACTGAAAATAACGGATGTAGCAGATATACGTTCACTTCCTTTATTTTTCATGATTTTATCCATGCTTATGTTTGCGGCCAGTCCATTTACAAATTTTGCTTCTCGCTATCAGGAAACACGGGCGGACAAATATGCGATTGAGATGACGAAAAATCCAGAAGCTGCGATTGCTTCTTTTCAGGAGTTAAGTCGCTCAGGTTTAAGTCAAGTCAACCCACCTTTCTTGGTGAAAATTTTCCGTTATACACATCCTTCTATGCTCGACCGAATTTCAAAGCTAGAGGAATACGAAATCAAACTAAAAAATAAATAA
- a CDS encoding AzlD domain-containing protein: protein MKSEIIWMIIGMGLVTYIPRMLPFVLFKGKELPLFVQGVLKNVPYATLGALIFPAILFIQKGDIWYGVLGAAAAFLAAFLGANVIVVVLGSIAVLTLYSYLM, encoded by the coding sequence ATGAAAAGTGAAATCATTTGGATGATTATTGGAATGGGATTAGTCACTTATATTCCTCGAATGCTGCCGTTTGTCTTATTTAAAGGAAAAGAGCTACCATTATTTGTTCAGGGTGTCTTAAAAAATGTTCCATACGCTACTCTTGGTGCATTGATTTTTCCAGCTATTCTTTTTATTCAAAAGGGAGATATTTGGTATGGTGTCCTGGGAGCAGCTGCAGCTTTTCTTGCTGCATTTTTAGGAGCAAATGTGATTGTGGTTGTACTTGGATCCATTGCTGTTCTAACTCTTTATTCGTATCTTATGTAG